A window of Esox lucius isolate fEsoLuc1 chromosome 18, fEsoLuc1.pri, whole genome shotgun sequence contains these coding sequences:
- the chga gene encoding chromogranin-A, whose product MIARGYILFTILLINHVLSLPVTPTFLEKDDVEVIKCIVEVLAHVLSRPHPLPVSQECMNTLRKDERLVSILRHRNFLKELQDIAIQGANDRAKQNGDFIADYVDNKPQVPQGIDAAADRSMLVALGGPGERSILSQKRATGGAEEVDGEGEMKKYTETDGELSSEGNEILGNAPEKKREKDESPDNHITDGINEEGKGERDELINKKEEEEKEEDVVKRSSSEEESEENGTEGENVSMDKKGLKSDELKYAQEETSEKTSAEEQVSEVDSEMDSEVDGLTHRSRLSTPPRGLQAKKSAEEKEMGQDVRSLQFRGRQEVPHHSKEVLEEEEVEEEKRKEGEARKSLEVKRLQMMARREPEEMRGGREEEGSASRKTEDPEIESLAAIESELENVAKKLHELRRG is encoded by the exons ATGATCGCAAGAGGATAcatccttttcacaatattgctAATTAATCACG TTCTCTCTTTGCCGGTGACTCCAACTTTCCTTGAGAAAGACGATGTCGAG GTGATTAAATGCATTGTGGAGGTACTAGCTCATGTGCTTTCGAGGCCACACCCTTTGCCTGTCAGTCAGGAGTGCATGAATACGCTAAGGAAAG ATGAAAGGCTTGTGTCAATCCTGCGCCACCGTAACTTCCTCAAGGAGCTACAGGACATTGCTATTCAAG GAGCTAATGACAGAGCCAAGCAGAATGGAGACTTCATAGCAGATTATGTGGACAACAAGCCACAGGTTCCTCAGGGCATAGATGCTGCGGCAG ATCGATCCATGTTGGTTGCTCTGGGGGGACCCGGTGAGAGGTCTATCCTGTCTCAGAAGAGGGCAACCGGAGGAGCAGAAGAGGTAGACGGTGAAGGAGAGATGAAAAAGTACACCGAGACAGACGGGGAGTTGTCCAGTGAGGGAAACGAAATCCTTGGAAATGCGCCAGAGAAAAAGCGAGAGAAAGACGAGAGCCCGGACAACCATATCACTGACGGCATTAACGAGGAGGGCAAAGGGGAGAGGGATGAATTGATTAATaagaaagaagaggaggaaaaagaagaggaTGTGGTGAAGCGCTCAAGCTCAGAGGAAGAGTCAGAAGAGAATGGAACTGAAGGAGAAAATGTGTCTATGGATAAGAAAG GGTTGAAGTCTGATGAGCTGAAGTACGCACAGGAAGAGACATCTGAGAAAACCTCTGCAGAAGAGCAGGTGAGCGAGGTGGACAGTGAGATGGACAGCGAGGTGGACGGGTTAACTCACCGGAGCAGACTGAGCACACCACCACGGGGTCTGCAGGCAAAAAAGAGCGcggaagagaaagaaatgggGCAGGATGTGAGGTCACTGCAGTTCAGGGGTCGACAAGAGGTGCCCCATCACTCCAAGGAAGTGTTGGAAgaagaagaggtggaggaggagaagaggaaggagggagaggcgCGGAAGAGTCTGGAGGTAAAGCGGCTCCAGATGATGGCACGCAGGGAGCcagaggagatgagagggggAAGGGAAGAAGAGGGGAGTGCCAGCAGGAAGACTGAG GACCCAGAGATCGAGAGTCTGGCAGCCATTGAGTCAGAACTGGAGAATGTTGCCAAGAAACTCCATGAGCTGAGACGAGGTTGA